GCCGAGGACGATCGCCACGTCCTCGACTGTGTGGTGGTCGTCGATCTCGAGGTCGCCGTCGCAGTCGACTTCGAGGTCGAACAGTCCGTGTTTGGCGAACGACGTCAGCATGTGATCGAAGAAGCCGATACCGGTGTCGACCGCGGCCGCGCCCGTGCCGTCGACGTCGAGGCTGCACTCGATCGACGTCTCGGCCGTCTCGCGGGTTACGGTTGCCGTTCGCTCGCTCATGACGAACTCATACCGGTCCCGCTACAAGGGGGTTCCGCTCGCCGGCGTCCGTGCGACGCCGACCGCCGCTCGGCCGACCGGATCCGGTCCGATCGGCCGAAATCGGAGAAACGGTTTCAAATCGGGTACTAAAACGTCTAACCACCTCTCCGCGGATATGAAACAGTAGGGAACCTCACACTACTGGCGTGAAACGGACCGAAACCGCGCCAATTTTCGCGCCGTTATATGAGTCCTGCAGTGAATGTCGTATTCGTGAAGAGGTGATCCGCCTCATGTCCAGCCCCTCCCCCCTCTCGAACGAATCGATCGCCCCGTCGAGCCCCGAGACGGACCCAAAACGCGGCCACCGCCGCCATCGACTCGTCCGCTCGCTCAAACGCCCCGCACAGTTCCTGTCGTTCTGGGTCGCGATCGCGCTCCCCTTCGTCCACCTTCCGCTGCTCGCACAGGGTCTGGGCGATCCGGCAGTGACGCTGACGTTCGTCGTCCTGCTCGCGGTCAACGCCCTCGCCCTCTACGTCGGTCACGGCTACAATCAGCGCTGAATGCAACTCGTCCTCTCGCCGAATTCGCGGTCCGCCGCTGTCGCCGCCCGTCTCCAGTTTCCCCGTACCGAATGAGTCGCTGTCACTCTCCGCCCGTCCGGTACTCGCCGGCGATTCCGCAGTCGCCACGACCGTGCGGATCCGAGAGCGATCCGATTCGACGCCGCTCACTCGTCGCGGGTATCGGTTATCCGAACCCAGTCTTCGGTACCGCTCTCAGGAATCTCTCTGTCGGGGTCGAACTGTTCGAAACCGACCGTCTCGTAGTCGGGCACCAGGCCGCGTCGGCAGCGCAACGAGCGGTGACCCGATCGACGGTCGATTCGGAGCGCCCGATCAGTCCTCGACCGCGGTCTGTGCGTCTTCGAGCGTGAAGTTTCCTTCGTAGAGCGCGCTGCCGACGACCACGGCCGCTGCGCTGGCGTCCGCGAGCGCCCGCACGTCGTCGAGCGTCGCGACGCCGCCGCTGGCGATCACGGGGATGTCGGTTGCGTCGACCAGGTCGCGGACGGGCTCGGTCGCGACCCCCTCGAGTCGGCCCTCGACGTCGACGTTGGTAAAGAGGATCGCGGCGGCCCCGAGGTCCTCGTATCGCTCGGCGGCCTCGACGGGGCTGATCCCCGCGCCCTCGGTCCAGCCCTCGACGACGACCTCGCCGTCTTTCGCGTCCAGACTAACGACCACGCTGTCGGGGTGAGACTCGCTGATCTCGCCGACGATAGCCGGATTCTCCACTGCCGCGGTGCCGAGGATGACGCGGTCGACGCCGCGCTCGAGCAGGTCGACGGCGTCGGCAGCGGTGCGGATACCCCCGCCCAGCTGCGTCGGCACGTCGACGGCGTCGATCACCGCGTCGATGGCGTCGTCGTTCGCCCGCTCGCCCTCGAAGGCACCGTCGAGGTCGACCAGGTGCAGCGTCTCCGCACCGGCGTCGAGCCACCGCCTGGCGGCCTCGACGGGCTCGCCGTAGGTCTTCTCCGTGCCGCGTTCGCCCTGAACGAGCTGGACGACCTCGCCGTCTTGGATGTCGACCGCCGGAATCACCTCGAACGCCTCGCCGTCGGTGTTCATACGCGAGTGAGCGCGCCCGGCGCGAGTAAAGGCGACGATTTCGCCGAACGATCATCGCTGCGACACTGTTTCGATTCCCGACGGAATTATTACATGTGTGGTTGGTGTGGATCGTACCGTACGATGTCGGTGTCGGGGTACGTTCCGCTCGTACAGGAGCCGCTGGCTCAGCCGGAGCTGACGACGGACATTCTCGTCGTCTTCGGCGTCGTCGCCTTCGCGATCGCGCTGTTCGTCACGGAACGCCTGCCGATCGACGTGACCGCCATCCTGCTGATCGTGGTCCTGGTCGTGTTAGAGCCCTGGACCGGCATCGATCCGGAGACCGGCATCTCGGGGTTCGCGAACGAGGCGACGATCACCGTGCTGGCGATGCTCATCCTGAGCGGCGGGATCAGCCGGACCGGCGTGGTACAGGAGTTGGGGCGGCGGATGGCCTCCTTCGCGGGCGAGAGCATCCGGAAGCAGCTGTTCGCGACCGTCGTAGCCACCAGTCCCGTCTCCGGGTTCCTGAACAACACGCCCGTGGTCGCGCTGCTCGTGCCGGTCGTCACCGACGTCGCGAACCGGGGGAACACCTCGCCGTCGAAGCTGCTCATCCCGCTGTCGTACGCCTCGCAGGTCGGCGGGATGCTCACGCTTATCGGAACATCGACGAACATCCTCGCCAGCGACGTCTCGGCGCGGCTCGGCACGCAGTACCCCGAACTCCACCGGTTCTCGATGTTCGAGTTCACGCAACTGGGCGTCCTGGTCGTCCTCGCCGGCGGGCTCTACCTGATCTTTGTCGGTCACTACCTCCTGCCCGAACGGGTGCCGCCGCGGGCGGACTACCTCGAGGAGTACGCGGTCGAGGACTACGTCGCCGACGTGGCCGTCGTCCCCGGGTCGCCGCTCGCGGGCGCGACAGTCGGCGACGCGACCGACGCACTCGGCGACGAGATCGACGTCGTCCAGGTCATCCGTGCGGCGGACCGCTCGATCGCACCCCGCCGAGACACCCGACTCGAGGAGGGCGACGTCCTGGTCGTCCGCACGAACAGGACCGCGATCACGGCCCTGGAGGACGCGCCAGGAGTCGAACCCGTCGGGCGCCCGGAGTCCGCCGCCGCCGATCTCTCGTCGGACGGCGGGGGGATCATCACGGAACTGGTCGTCTCGCTGGACTCGCGGCTCGTCGGCGAACGGCTCGATCCCGAGGCGTTCCGCGAGGAGTTCGGCGCGGCCGTTCTCGGCCTCCGTCGCCACGGCTCGCTCGTCGGCGAACGGATCGTCGGCCGACGGCTCGACGTCGGCGACACGCTGCTCGTCCAGGCGCCGCCGGACACGCTCGATCGGCTCGCCAGGCGGGACGACGTGATCGTCGCCCGCGAATCGGCCCGGCCCGAGTACCGGTCGGACAAGGCGCCGATCGCCATCGCAATCATGATCGGCGTCGTCGCCGTCGCCGCCCTCGAGATATACCCGATCCTGATCTCCGCGCTCGCGGGCGTCGTCGCGATGGTCGTCGCGGGCGTCCTCGAGCCCAACGAACTCTACGACGCCGTCGAGTGGAACATCATCTTCCTGCTGGCGGGCGTGATCCCGCTCGGTATCGCGCTCGAGGGGACGGGAGCGGCCGCCTATATCGCCTTCCTGGTCGTCCAATCGGCCGGCTTCCTGCCGACGATCGTCGTGCTGTGGCTGTTCTACATCACGACGGGTCTGATCACGGAGGTTATTAGCAACAACGCCAGCGTCGTCCTCCTGATTCCGGTCGCTGCGGCCGCCGCGACCGGGATCGACGCGAACCCCTTCGCGTTCGTGCTCGCCGTGACGTTCGCCGCGAGCACGGCCTTCCTGGGCCCGATCGGCTACCAGACGAACCTGTTCGTCTACGGGCCCGGCGGCTACCGGTTCGGCGATTACTTCCGGATCGGCGCGCCGCTGCAACTGCTGCTGTCGGTCGTCACCGTCGCCGGCATCGCGTTCTTCTGGGGCGTTTGAATCCCCTTCACCCTCGATCTCGACCGCTCTCGGCGTGCGCTGACCGAACGACACTTCCGCCAGTGCGTCGGACGGTCCGGTAATGACGATTCTCGAGGCGCAGCACCTCACGCGCGTCGTCGATGACGAGCGGATCGTCGACGACGTCTCCGTTACGATTTCCGAGTCCGACGTGCTGGTCGTGGTCGGCCCCTCCGGCGCGGGCAAGTCGTCGCTGCTCCGCCTGCTCAACCGACTCGACGAGCCGACCGAGGGGACGGTCCTGTTCGAGGGGACGGACTACCGGTCGATCCCCCCGCGGACGCTCCGCCAGCGGATCGGCCTGGTTCCCCAAGATCCCGCACTGGTCCCGGGCACCGTCGCCGAGAACGTCGCCCGCGGCGCGATCCTCCGAGACGAGTCGGTCGACGACGCCGCGGTCGAGCGACTGCTCGAGCGACTCGGCCTGGCGGACTACACCGACCGCGACGTCGAGGACCTCTCGGGCGGCGAGAAACAGCGCGTCGCCATCGCGCGCACGCTCTACAACGAGCCGGACGTCCTCCTCCTCGACGAGCCGACGTCACATCTCGATCCGGACTCCGAGGAGCGCGTCGAGGCGCTGCTCTCGGAGCTCATCCGCGACCTCGATCTCACCGTCGTATTGGTCACCCACGACGAGGACCAGGCCCGTCGGTTCGGCGAACGGGTGCTGGCACTTCGTGACGGCGTCGTCGACCGCGTCGGGCCGGTCGAGGAGGTGTTGGCCTGATGGATGCTCTCGGCGGGTTCTTCGAACAGTTCACCGATCCGGTGCTTCTCACCGGGCTCGCGCAGGTCGCCGTCGCGGCCGTTCTCGCCGCCCTCGTCGTCGGCCTCTCGCACGTCCGCGGGCTTGCCCTCGAGCGCGAACTCGGCGTCGCGCTGGTCCGCGGGCTCGTCCAGATCGTCGCGATGGGATCGATCGTCGGCCTGTTGCTCACCGTCGACTTCGCCTGGAGCGCGGTCATCCTCCTCGGCATGATGGGCGGCGCGACGTGGATCTCGAAGAACCGCGGCGCGGGCCTTCCCGGCGTGGTGCGGGTCTCGTTCGTCGCGATTCTCTTCGGCGCGGGGCTCGTGATCGTCACGATGACGCTCGCGGGAGCGATCGAGGCGACCGTTCGGAACCTGGTCCCGGTCGGGAGCATGATCATCGCCAACGCCATGCAGATCAACTCGCTGGCGCTCGATCGGTTCAAGAGTGAAATTCAGTCGAACCGGCCCGAGATCGAGGCCGACCTGGCGCTCGGGGCGCCCCCGCAGGCGGTCGTCTCACGCCACGTCAAGACCGGCGTCCGGGCGTCGCTGATCCCGACGATCGACTCGTTGAAGAGCCTCGGCTGGGTCTGGATTCCGGGGATCATGGCCGGGATGATCCTCGGCGGCGAGAATCCCATCTACGCCGCGCTCTATCAGTTCGTCATCATGGCGATGATCTTCGCCGCCGGCGGCCTGACGAGCGTGACCAGCAGCCTGCTGATCGGCACGTACGTCTTCACCGACGCCGAGCAACTGAAGCCGATCGACGCGGCGGCGGACGAGTCGTGATCGCGGGCCGGTACGGATACGTTAGCGGACCCGCGTTCTACGCGCCGTGACGTCGTTCGCGAGGTCGGCCAGGCGGCCGTGGCTCGCCGACCGCGCCTTCCGGTAACGACCTCGCTTCGAATCGAATAGGCGTGTTTTTAGTATCGGATATCGTGACTTCCGAATGTGAACGCGGAACCGCTGCTTGTGATCGGGATCCTTACCGCGATTTTCGTCGGCTACAACATCGGCGGCTCGACGACCGGGCCCGCGTTCGGGCCCGCGGTCGGCGCCAACGTGATCACGAAACTGATGGCGGCCGCACTGATGTCGGTCTTCTTCTTCGTCGGGGCGATCACGATCGGCCCGGCGGTCGTCGACACGCTCGGTCGGGAACTCGTCACCGACACGTCGGTGTTTACGATGCGCTCGAACGTCGCCGTCCTCTTTTTCATCGGGGGCGCGCTGTTCGTCGGCAACTACACTGGCGTTCCCGCCTCGACCTCGATGACCGCGGTCGGCGCGATCGCCGCGCTCGGGTTCGCGACCGGCGAACTCAACTGGGACGTGCTCGGCGAGATCGTCGTCTGGTGGATCGTCGCGCCGATCGTCGGCTTCTGGGTCGCCGGCATGGTTGGGCGCTACTTCTACCCCCGGCTCAACGCCTGGGTCGCCATCGAGGAGAAACAGGGGGGACGGCCGATGGTGACGGTCGATCGCTCGAGCCTTGTCCCGCGGCTCCAATTCGGCGCCGGCGCCGACCGCCGGGAAATCACGGGCGCGCTAATCGTCGTCGCCATCGGCTGTCTGATGGGCTTTTCCTCGGGGACGAGCAACATCGCCAACGCGATCGCGCCGATCTACGGCACCGGCGACGTCGACATGGTGACGCTGATCCTGATCGGGTCGGCCGCGGTCGCCGTCGGCTGTTTCACGATCGCCCGCCGAACGCTGGACACGCTCGGAAACGACATCACGAACCTCCCGCTGACGGCGGCGATCGTCGTCGCGGTCATCAGTTCGGGAATCGTCGTCGGCCTCTCGTCGATCGGCATTCCCGCGAGCTTCGTCGTCATCGCGACGATGAGCATCATCGGCCTGGGCTGGGGCCGGGCTACCCGGACGACGACGCTGTCCGGGGTCCGGGCCGGCGAGGAGACGCGCGTCTCGGTCGGCGCGCTGACGGCCGAGGAGGAGGGCGAACGCTCTCCCAAGATCGGCGAGGAGGAACCCGAGGACATCCCAAAGGCGTCGGACCTGTTCGACCCCTCGACGACGGCCCGCGTGATCCTCATGCAGAACGTGGTGCCGGCGATCTCGACGATCGGCGCCTACCTCACCTTCCGGTTCGTTCCGATCTTCGGTTTCTGACAGAACCATCGCCGTCGCTTCTCGCGCTCGATCGACCGACCGATTTCCCGACCACATCTATTGCGGCCGATGATATTCATATCGGCTTCCCGAAACGTCTTTTCCCGCGGGGAGACTGGCTTCGGGTATGGTATCTGCGATTCTCCTCGTCGGGATCGTCGTGGCGATCTTCGTCGGATTCAACATCGGCGGCTCGTCGACGGGGATCGCCTGGGGGCCGGCCGTCGGCGCGGGCGTCATTGGCAAGACGGCGGCCGCGGCCCTCATGTCCGTCTTCGTCTTCGTCGGCGGCTGGACCGTCGGCCGCAACGTCATCGACACGATGGGCAGCGACATCGTCCCGCCGGAGATCTTCACCCTGCAGGCCAGCATCGTCGTCCTGTTTTTCATCGGCTTGGGGATGCTGATCGCGAACCTCTTCGGCGTCCCCGTCCCCACGTCGATGACCGCCGTCGGCGCGATCGCCGGCCTGGGCCTGGCCACCGGCACGCTGGACATGGTCGTGATGGGACGGATCATCTCGTGGTGGGTCGTCACGCCGATTATCGCCTTCTGGATCGGCGGGATCGTCGGGCGCTACTTCTACCCGTATCTCGACCGGTACTTCGAGATCCGCCAGTCCGAGGGGCCGCTGCTCGCGCTCGATCGGTCCGGTGCGATCCCGACGCCGGTGCTCGGCCCGGGCACGACGGTAAAAGAGCTCGCGACGACGGTCCTGATCGTCGTCATCGCGTGTTACATGGCCTTCGGCGCGGGCGCGAGCAACGTCGCGAACGCGGTCGCGCCCCTGGTCGGCAGCGGCGCGCTCGATATCGGTGGCTACGACGGAACCGACCTCGGCATCGCCATCGGCGCGGTCGCGATCAGCCTCGGCGGGTTCACGATCGCCAGGCGCACGATGGAAGCGGTCGGCAACGACCTCACCGAACTCCCGCTGCTCGCCGCGCTGATCGTCGCCGTCACCGCCGCCTCGATCACCACCATCCTCTCATCGATCGGCATCCCGATCAGCCTGGTGATGGCGACGGTGATGACGATCGTCGGCCTCGGCTGGGGCCGGGCCAGCCGTACCGCCAGCATCGCCGGCCTCGCGCGAGGCGAGGACACCCTCGAGCTCTCGACGAACGTCCTCACCCAGGAGACGCCCAACGAAGTACCCAAGATCGGCGAGGAAGATCCCGAGGACGTCATCGACGCCGACGACCTGGTCCGCCCGGACGCCGTCGCGCGGTTCGTCGTCTTCTGGATCATCGGCCCCTCCGCGTCGGCCGGCCTGGCGTACGCATTTTTCCTCGTGGTTCCGATCTGAGTCGGAACCGATTGAGGACGATCGGGAATAGTCGGGCCGAATGGTGACGTTCTCCGGGACCGTTCGCGGCCCGTTCTCGCCGCGACCGCGGTGTCACGAACCCGATCCCGATCGTCCGAATCATGCCCGGTTTCGGATGGGGCAAGTACTGCGATCTCCGTCCGGATTGTCGAAATATTTCTCATTTCTCTTCCGATCTGCCGACCTTTGTTCAACGAATGTGGGCATTCTTTCGCTCGAAGTGCCCAGTCTCGGCTCAAAGACAATTTAGGACTGAACAGCAAGCTATACCAGTGCGGCCCTCGAACCGCCGAGTGATGCCCACGGTAGAATACCTCAACTACGAAGTACTGGACGACCAGGGCTGGGAGATGGACGACGACGACCTCTTCGGGGAGGCCGCTGACGCCGGTCTCGACGAGGAGGACTACGGCACGCTCGACGTCGCCGAGGGCGAGTACATCCTCGAGGCGGCCGAGGCGCAGGGCTACGACTGGCCCTTCTCGTGCCGCGCAGGTGCCTGTGCGAACTGTGCGGCGATCGTCTTCGATGGCGAGATCGACATGGACATGCAGCAGATCCTCTCGGACGAGGAAGTCGAGGAGAAGAACGTCCGCCTGACCTGCATCGGTTCGCCCGAAACCGACGAGGTCAAGATCGTCTACAACGCCAAGCACCTCGACTACCTGCAGAACCGCGTCATCTAAGGCCGACGGCCGTTTCGAGGCCGCGACGACGATTTTTTCGACCGGAGACGGGAGCCGACCGCCGCGTCACGCGTACCCGTGAGCACGCGGTTCGATCGGGGAGCCGAAACGGGGCGGCGCCGCCGACGCCCGTCTGCGCGACCGCGCCTCTCGCTTCCGCTCTACTCCGTCGATAGGTCCGCTCGATACCGCGTCGTGTTCGTCGCCCAGTGCTCGCCGGCGCGCTTTCGCTTCGTCCGATGTCGTCGCTTCTCGTCCGCGGCTCAATCGTCCGAGATGTGGAAGTTCGGCGACTCGGACCGCGGCGCTGCCTCCTCGAGGAACCGTACCGACGGACTCGCGACGAACGCCATGAGCGAGGCGAGAAACACCGGGGTGATACTCGCGCCGTCCGTCAGCGCGATCGCGATGAGCGCCGACGAGAGCGGCGTCCCCGTCACGACCGAGTTGAACGCTGCCATTCCGGTGAGCATCGCTAACGCCGGCGGGAGACCGGGCACGACGAGCGCCGCCGCCTGACCGACGAGCGCGCCCATGAACATGTGGGGGATGATGAGGCCGCCGATCCAGTTCCCGTGAATCGTGAACGCGGCGGCGACCATGACCGCGCCGAGGGTCAGTAGCAGCGTTCCGAGCGAGAAGCTTCCGTCCAGCAAGACGTTCATCTTCGACCCGCCGTAGAAGTACGAGAGGGGAACGAGCCAACCGAGAACGCCGATGACCGCGCCCGCGACCGTCGTCTTGACGTACACGGCCGGCGACAGCCGACGGAACGCGCCGCCGATCGACGAGAACAGCCGCGTATACACGAGCCCGAACGGGATACAGACGGCGCCGATGCCGACGGCCCACCCCAACTGCGGGAGCGTCGGCGGCACGAACGACGCCGTTTCCCAGACCGGAAACAGGTGCATCCCGCCGAGCGTGACCTCGGTCAGGTAGCCGGCGAACGACGCGACGAACGTCGGAATGATCGCCTCGTAGTACTCGAGCCCGCGCCTGTGGGGGAGTTCGAGCCAGAGGAGCGCCCCGCCGATCGGCGCGCCGAGGATCGTTCCGAACCCCGCCCCCATGCCGGCCAGCGTCAGGAGCTTCGTGGAGTTGTCGAAGCCGAACAGATCCGAGACGTACGTTCCGAACGAGCCGCCGACGACGGACATGACTCCTTCGGGGCCCGCGTTCTGTCCGGCGACCAGGCCGATCAGACCGACGGGGAGGATCGGCACGTTGTCCTCGAGATCGACGCGACCTCCAGTGTGGAACTGCTGAACGAGCGCGGCGAGCGCTCCCGGGTAGAACGTGGTGTAGAGAATCCCGCCGATGAGAATCCCCGCGCCGATACTCACGGGAACGCGCCAGTACGTCGCACCGAAGAGCTCCCAGAGGTGATGTTTCAGAAAGAGCCAGACGACGCGAAACGCCGTGGCGACGAGCCCGACGCCGACGCCCAAGATGGCGGCGACGACGAGCATGTGATGAAAATCGCGTTCGTTCAACTGAACGTAATTCATTACGGGCCGATAGCGCCGGGGGCGACACCAGGTTTACGTTCTCGCCCCGCTGATCTCACCGCTGGACCGCGAGGACGGGAACCGCTCCGTCTCGGAGGACGCGTTCGGTGACGCTTCCCATGAGGAATCGACCGACGCCGGAGCGGCCGTGCGTTCCCATCACGAGAAGATCGATATCGTGCTCGTCGGCGTACGCCAGAATCGTTCGAGCGGGGTCACCTATTTCGACGGCTCCGACCGCGTCGATATCGCGCGAGAGCGCTTCGTCGACGATGCGGCGGGTCGAGTCGGTTCCCTCCTCGCGGAGCGTTTCGAGCTTCTCGGTCCCCTGCCCGACGATGGTGGTACTGTCGCTCTTTTCGACGACCGCGAGGACGTGGACGGTCGCGTCGTATCGCTCTCCCAGGCTGTAGGCGTGGTTCGCCGCGTCCATCGCCGCCTCGCTCCCGTCGGTCGGTACGAGCAGTGCGTCGTACATACTCCTAATACGACCCGGAATCAACTAATATGCTGGCGAGGTTCGCCGTCAGTCGGAGTCGACATTAGCGTCCGATCGAGATGTAGTCGCCGACCGATTGTTCGCGGAGCACCAGTTTGTGGACGCCGACGAGAACGACAACGGCGAGCATGATGGACGCGCTGTCGGCGAGCGACGTGAGGAACCCGAGCGAGACGATTAACGTCGTCGCACAGGCCGGCGGGTGGACCGTGTCGGTCGCGAGCATCGCGCCCGTCGTGATCATCACGGCGAGCACGCCGCTAACGGCGAGCCGTAACTGCGCGGACGAGAGCATCGGCGCGGCCGTCATGACGTTAAGGCCGGGCGCGACGGTGTGGTAGGCGATCCAGCCGGCCGCGACGCCGATGAAGTGGCCGCCGATCACGCGCCGCGGGGCGGTCACCTCGCCGTCCCGGACGGTGGCCAGCAGGAAGGCGGACGGACCGAGACTCGGAAAAATGAGCGTCCGACCGGTAACCCAGGCGAGCGCGCCCAAAATCGTGAGAAGTACGCCGGCATATAGGGTCGAAAATGCCGCGCCCTCCCTCATACGGATAGCATTATCGTACGGACGGATAGGTGTTCACCCGGCAGCGATAGCCGCTGCGTGCCCGCCGTTCGAATACCGAATTCCCTCTTCGCTTCGTCCCGTCGGATCAGTCCGGCGGCTCCGACGTCCGCTCTTGCGAGTCCCGACGCGAGCCGAAAACGTAACGGTACCGCGCTCCGGAGGGCCTGTCGTGACGCTCGCTGGCGCCGTTGCGACGGGCCCGGACCTCCTTCGGCTCGTCGCCGTTCCCGTCTTCGCCTGGACCGCCCTCCGCGACGTCGAGACCAGACGCGTCTCGAGTGTCGTCTGGATTCCCCTCGCCGTGTTCGGGGCCGCGCTGTTGGCCTGGGACGGGTGGCTCGCGTGGACGGCCGGCGGCACCGCCTGGACCCACGAGTTTCTGCTTCCGACGGCGATCAGCCTAGGCCTGGTCGTCCCCATCGCGTACCTGTTCTGGTGGGTTGGCGGCTTCGGCGGGGCCGACGCGAAGGCGTTGCTCGTGCTCGCCGTGCTCTTCCCGACGTTTCCGGAGTACACGGTGGGTCCGCTGACCGTTCCGCTCGAGATGACCCCGATCGGGCCGTTCTCCTTTACGATCCTGACCAACGCCGTCCTCGTGGGGGTCGTCCTGCCGCTCGCGCTCGCCGTTCGCAACGCCGTCGCGGGCCGGATCGCCCCGGTTATGTTCGTCGGCTGGCCGATCGTCTGGGACGAGCTACCGGAGACCCACGGCCGCCTGCTCGAGACGCCGTCGGGTCTCTCCCGCGGCGGACTCGACCTCGATGCGTTGCGGATGTACCTCCGCTGGCGCGGGCTCTCGCTGGCCGACCTGCGCGCCGATCCCGACCGGTACCGCGATCCGGCGACGCTTCCGGACGAGCCGAACCCGCCGACCGACGGGGCCGTGACCGCGGACGCGGCCGATGCGACGGCCCACCCCGACGGCGGCACGATCGATTCGAGTGCCGAGCCCGACGCTGACTTGGACCGGCCTGGCGCTGCCGTCGGGCCCGCCGTCGCCGACGCTCCCGCGTCGGAGTATAACGACCCCTGGGGCGCCGACGCCTTCCTCGAGGACATCGAGGGCTCGGCCTACGGGACGACTCCCGAGACGCTTCGCGAGGGCCTCGACGTGATCGCGAGCGAGGACGCGGTCTGGATCTCGCCCGGCACGCCGTTTCTCGTTCCCGTGTTCGTCGGCCTGGTGATCGCGCTGGTCTACGGCGACCTGTTGTTAGGGACGCTGTTCTGAGTTCGACCCGTTACAGCGTCCGCTCGTACAGCGGCACGAGCACCGTCCAGAGGAGCACGAACGCGACGCCGACGCCGATCAGTGCCAGCCACGGATCTCCGCGACCGGTCGGCACGCCGGTCGAGAGAAGGACGAAGGTTCCGACGAACAGCAGACAACAGACGAGGACGCTGCCGAGTTCGAGGACCGTGGCGACGGGGTGGGCGCGAAACTGCGCGACGATGCCGGCGAGGGCCATACTCGAGGCTCGCGCGGGGACGGCAAAAACGTCACGGCGGTTCGAGGTCGCGCTCGGGTTCGAACTCCGCCGACGAGCAGTCGCTCCGTCCGCGTTAGGTGCGTGATTCGATGTCCGCGGCGATCTCGTCGAGTTCGTCGTCGCCGAGGTCGGGGCGGTCGCCGACGACCCCGTGGATGGGGCCGCCGCCGTCGCCCTCGAAGCGGGGGACGATGTGACAGTGGACGTGGGGGACCTCTTGCCCGGCCGCCTCGCCGTTGTTGAACGCGACGGTCGTCGCGTCGGCGTCGACGGCCTCCTCGACGGCGGGGACCATGCGGTGAACGGTGTCGTAGAGGTCCGCCGCGACGTCCTCGGGGACGTCGTTCAGCCGTTCGTACTCGTCCCTGGGGATCACCAGCGTGTGGCCCGGCGCCAGCGGGTTGGCGTCCAGAAAGGCGACCGTCGTCTCGTCCTCGTACACGATGCGCGCGGGGATCTCCCCCTCGACGATCTGGCTGAAGATCGTACTCATACGCCAGTGTGCATCGCGTTGCCGTATGAAGGTTTCCCGCCAGCGCGCTCGACGCGCCCGCCTGGCGGGACCGGTTCGGCCGTCGGCGCGTGCGGACCCGCGGCGCCGCCGAACGGTCGCCGAGTGACAGTCGATCGAGTTGCAATTATCTGCAGAACGGCCGATCTCTGTAAAATTTTTCGCGTATTGCTAGCCTAGAGTACTACAAATGTTAATACTACGGCGGCTATAGATTCTGCTCTAGAATCGTACGCGCTCGGGAACGGGTCGCCCGCCCGGCCGGCACGATAGCGCTCGCGACCGTTCCCGTCAGGAGATTTCCCCATGGTAGAGGTACTGTACGCCATC
This window of the Natrinema salifodinae genome carries:
- the fer gene encoding ferredoxin Fer, whose amino-acid sequence is MPTVEYLNYEVLDDQGWEMDDDDLFGEAADAGLDEEDYGTLDVAEGEYILEAAEAQGYDWPFSCRAGACANCAAIVFDGEIDMDMQQILSDEEVEEKNVRLTCIGSPETDEVKIVYNAKHLDYLQNRVI
- a CDS encoding A24 family peptidase, which produces MTLAGAVATGPDLLRLVAVPVFAWTALRDVETRRVSSVVWIPLAVFGAALLAWDGWLAWTAGGTAWTHEFLLPTAISLGLVVPIAYLFWWVGGFGGADAKALLVLAVLFPTFPEYTVGPLTVPLEMTPIGPFSFTILTNAVLVGVVLPLALAVRNAVAGRIAPVMFVGWPIVWDELPETHGRLLETPSGLSRGGLDLDALRMYLRWRGLSLADLRADPDRYRDPATLPDEPNPPTDGAVTADAADATAHPDGGTIDSSAEPDADLDRPGAAVGPAVADAPASEYNDPWGADAFLEDIEGSAYGTTPETLREGLDVIASEDAVWISPGTPFLVPVFVGLVIALVYGDLLLGTLF
- a CDS encoding universal stress protein; the encoded protein is MYDALLVPTDGSEAAMDAANHAYSLGERYDATVHVLAVVEKSDSTTIVGQGTEKLETLREEGTDSTRRIVDEALSRDIDAVGAVEIGDPARTILAYADEHDIDLLVMGTHGRSGVGRFLMGSVTERVLRDGAVPVLAVQR
- a CDS encoding HIT family protein, translating into MSTIFSQIVEGEIPARIVYEDETTVAFLDANPLAPGHTLVIPRDEYERLNDVPEDVAADLYDTVHRMVPAVEEAVDADATTVAFNNGEAAGQEVPHVHCHIVPRFEGDGGGPIHGVVGDRPDLGDDELDEIAADIESRT
- a CDS encoding HPP family protein, whose translation is MREGAAFSTLYAGVLLTILGALAWVTGRTLIFPSLGPSAFLLATVRDGEVTAPRRVIGGHFIGVAAGWIAYHTVAPGLNVMTAAPMLSSAQLRLAVSGVLAVMITTGAMLATDTVHPPACATTLIVSLGFLTSLADSASIMLAVVVLVGVHKLVLREQSVGDYISIGR
- a CDS encoding inorganic phosphate transporter, which gives rise to MVSAILLVGIVVAIFVGFNIGGSSTGIAWGPAVGAGVIGKTAAAALMSVFVFVGGWTVGRNVIDTMGSDIVPPEIFTLQASIVVLFFIGLGMLIANLFGVPVPTSMTAVGAIAGLGLATGTLDMVVMGRIISWWVVTPIIAFWIGGIVGRYFYPYLDRYFEIRQSEGPLLALDRSGAIPTPVLGPGTTVKELATTVLIVVIACYMAFGAGASNVANAVAPLVGSGALDIGGYDGTDLGIAIGAVAISLGGFTIARRTMEAVGNDLTELPLLAALIVAVTAASITTILSSIGIPISLVMATVMTIVGLGWGRASRTASIAGLARGEDTLELSTNVLTQETPNEVPKIGEEDPEDVIDADDLVRPDAVARFVVFWIIGPSASAGLAYAFFLVVPI
- a CDS encoding chloride channel protein, yielding MNYVQLNERDFHHMLVVAAILGVGVGLVATAFRVVWLFLKHHLWELFGATYWRVPVSIGAGILIGGILYTTFYPGALAALVQQFHTGGRVDLEDNVPILPVGLIGLVAGQNAGPEGVMSVVGGSFGTYVSDLFGFDNSTKLLTLAGMGAGFGTILGAPIGGALLWLELPHRRGLEYYEAIIPTFVASFAGYLTEVTLGGMHLFPVWETASFVPPTLPQLGWAVGIGAVCIPFGLVYTRLFSSIGGAFRRLSPAVYVKTTVAGAVIGVLGWLVPLSYFYGGSKMNVLLDGSFSLGTLLLTLGAVMVAAAFTIHGNWIGGLIIPHMFMGALVGQAAALVVPGLPPALAMLTGMAAFNSVVTGTPLSSALIAIALTDGASITPVFLASLMAFVASPSVRFLEEAAPRSESPNFHISDD